A genomic window from Winogradskyella sp. J14-2 includes:
- a CDS encoding Lacal_2735 family protein: MINYRAEYRALTSKKVKIKKRLKLYKEYLRLIEDAYNLRQTDHALSDFSEFRATKVLHQLNKLKFIIGDSKLQAN, translated from the coding sequence ATCATCAATTATCGTGCAGAATACAGAGCGCTTACTTCAAAAAAGGTTAAAATTAAAAAAAGGTTAAAATTATATAAGGAATACCTTCGACTTATTGAGGATGCTTACAATCTGAGGCAAACTGATCATGCACTAAGTGATTTTTCAGAATTTAGGGCTACGAAAGTCTTACACCAATTAAATAAACTTAAATTCATTATAGGTGACTCTAAATTACAAGCTAACTAA